A section of the Candidatus Binatia bacterium genome encodes:
- a CDS encoding sodium/hydrogen exchanger family/TrkA domain protein — protein MPEHRFLADFLLILVVALPIAWLFTRLQLPSLVGFLLAGAVIGPHGIGLIDQSQTVSALAEIGVILLLFVVGVELSFGQVAQLGSRIVVAGIAQILATAAVIALAVLVVAGDLGLAVLAALTAVHSSTAIPLKVLSDRKQIDALHGRICLGIALAQDLSLLPMMLVLRGMASSEPWSWQGILRLGIQSVLALGIVLVAARLVLPAVLRRVVAMRSREVFTGTIVVVALGTAWLAGQFGLSLAVGALIAGLVISESEYAHAVMADVLPFRDTLNSIFFISIGMLVPLGAVAADLWFFFGTATALLAAKAAILFGIVRVLYRSGRVAFHVALALSSMSELAFVLLRAAMEFGLVDLEQYERFVAVAVLTMLPTPFLMAWSEPIWSRLERLKRQRSAATAAQPQGATPQVVIIGFGLNGENLARVLRATGVPFVVIELDPRRVQSAREQQARVLYGDATRPQVLRAAGIEHAQVVVVAISDAVATRRIVAQVRHLAPQVPVIVRTRYVAEIEELRRLGATEVIPEEFETSVEIFARVLRLLRVPRNIINAQIDLIRREGYSMLRGLELPRQTLAQLDAILAATTTESFLVTRDSPLCGRTLRDLRLRKETGATVIAIVRDGKPITNPEPDEPIRAGDILVLVGSHEQLDHALEKLSSPFHEGESSC, from the coding sequence ATGCCGGAACACAGGTTTCTCGCGGATTTTCTTTTGATCCTGGTCGTTGCGCTGCCGATTGCGTGGCTGTTTACACGCCTGCAACTGCCGTCGCTGGTGGGATTCTTGCTCGCTGGTGCGGTAATCGGCCCCCACGGCATCGGGCTGATCGACCAAAGTCAAACAGTCAGCGCCTTGGCCGAAATTGGCGTCATACTTTTGCTTTTCGTTGTCGGGGTCGAACTCTCGTTCGGTCAGGTTGCGCAACTCGGCAGCCGCATCGTTGTGGCCGGCATCGCCCAGATCCTTGCCACTGCGGCCGTGATTGCGCTGGCGGTGCTCGTGGTCGCGGGAGACCTCGGGCTCGCCGTACTCGCTGCGCTCACCGCGGTGCACTCCAGCACAGCCATCCCCCTCAAAGTGCTGAGCGACCGAAAGCAAATTGACGCGCTGCACGGCCGGATTTGCCTCGGTATCGCTCTCGCGCAGGACCTTTCTCTCCTCCCGATGATGCTCGTCCTCCGCGGGATGGCCTCGTCCGAGCCGTGGAGCTGGCAAGGCATCTTGCGCCTAGGAATCCAATCGGTGCTGGCCCTGGGGATTGTTTTAGTTGCCGCCCGTCTGGTGTTGCCGGCTGTGCTGCGCCGGGTGGTGGCCATGCGCAGCCGAGAAGTGTTTACGGGCACCATTGTCGTGGTCGCCCTCGGAACCGCATGGTTGGCCGGGCAATTTGGCCTTTCGCTGGCGGTCGGTGCGCTCATTGCGGGCTTGGTGATCAGCGAGTCGGAATACGCGCACGCCGTGATGGCCGATGTGTTGCCGTTTCGCGATACGCTGAACAGCATTTTCTTTATTTCCATCGGCATGCTGGTGCCTTTGGGCGCCGTCGCGGCGGATTTATGGTTCTTCTTCGGTACGGCAACCGCCCTGCTCGCCGCCAAAGCCGCAATTCTGTTCGGGATCGTGCGTGTGTTGTACCGGTCCGGTCGGGTCGCTTTTCACGTGGCCTTAGCTTTGTCTTCCATGAGCGAGCTTGCATTTGTACTCCTGCGGGCTGCCATGGAATTCGGCCTGGTGGATCTGGAACAATATGAACGCTTCGTCGCGGTGGCCGTGCTTACCATGCTCCCGACCCCGTTTCTCATGGCTTGGAGCGAGCCGATTTGGTCTCGGTTGGAACGCCTCAAGCGGCAGCGTTCCGCGGCAACGGCGGCGCAGCCGCAGGGGGCGACTCCTCAAGTGGTCATTATTGGCTTTGGCCTCAACGGTGAAAACCTCGCACGCGTCCTCCGCGCAACCGGCGTTCCGTTCGTCGTGATCGAACTCGACCCGCGGCGTGTTCAATCTGCCCGCGAGCAACAGGCTCGCGTGCTTTACGGAGACGCCACCAGGCCTCAGGTCTTGCGTGCTGCGGGCATCGAACACGCCCAGGTTGTCGTGGTGGCCATTTCCGATGCAGTCGCCACGCGGCGCATCGTTGCCCAAGTGCGCCACCTCGCCCCCCAAGTGCCGGTCATAGTCCGCACGCGCTACGTCGCCGAGATCGAAGAGTTGCGCCGCCTGGGCGCGACCGAAGTCATTCCCGAAGAGTTCGAGACTTCGGTGGAAATTTTTGCACGCGTGCTGCGTTTGCTGCGGGTGCCTCGTAACATCATCAACGCCCAGATCGACCTCATCCGACGAGAAGGTTACAGCATGCTCCGCGGCCTGGAGCTACCCCGGCAAACACTCGCGCAACTCGACGCCATTTTGGCGGCGACGACGACGGAGTCGTTTCTGGTGACCCGAGACTCGCCCTTGTGCGGTCGCACACTGCGGGATTTGCGGCTACGAAAAGAGACCGGCGCCACCGTCATTGCGATCGTGCGTGACGGTAAACCGATCACGAACCCCGAGCCGGACGAGCCGATCCGCGCTGGCGATATTCTGGTGCTGGTGGGTTCCCACGAGCAACTCGATCACGCCTTAGAGAAGCTCAGCTCTCCGTTCCATGAGGGCGAATCGTCATGCTGA